CTAACTTGAAAGGTCTAGCCGGTGCTGGTGCGTTATCAGCCTTTGCTGGAATTACTGAGCCTGCCATGTATGGTATTAATTTGAAATATGGTCGAGTGTTCTGGATGGCTAACTTAGGTGGTGCCACAGGTGGTTTGATTGCGGGACTATTCAATCTTCATATGTATGGTTTCACCGGCTCACTAATTGGGTTCCCATCATTTGCTTCTCCAAAGGATAATCCCAATAACTTATTGATTTTCCTTATTGCCTCAGCAGCAACAATTGCCGTGTCGTTTGTAGCAGTTTATCTATGGGGATTTAAAGACAGCGACACGGAACAAGCAGCCGCACAAGTTGAAAAGAAGAACGTCTTCAAAGATGCCATTTCAAAGTGAGGGATAGAAGATTATGAGTGAATTAGGAAAACATGTTGTTTATCAGGTTTATCCCAAATCGTTTCAAGATAGTAATGGGGATGGTATAGGTGATTTACCTGGTATCATTCAAAGGCTGCCATACTTGGCAAAGCTGGGGGTTACCATGATATGGCTGAACCCAGTGTTTCCATCCCCGCAAAATGATAATGGCTATGATATAAGTGATTATACGGCGATTGATCCATTATTTGGTACCATGACTGATTTTGAGAACCTGGTCAAAGAAGCTAAAACATACCATATGGGTATTATGTTGGATATGGTATTCAATCACACCTCAACTGATCATACTTGGTTCCAAAAAGCGCTTGCAGGTGATCAAAAGTATCAAGATTATTATTACTTGCGACCTTACCGTGATGATGGACATGAGCCAACTAACTGGGTATCGAAGTTTGGTGGTTCGGCATGGGCTAAATTTGGTGATACTAATTTAGCCTACCTGCACTTATATGATCCAACACAAGCTGACTTAAATTGGCATAATCCGGCAGTTCGTCAAGAGCTCTATGATGTTTTAAATTTTTGGTTAGCAAAGGGGGTCCGTGGTTTCCGATTTGATGTGATTAATGTAATCGGTAAATCTGAAGTGCTAGTTGACGATGAAACTGACAATGGCGGAAAGTTTTTATATACTGACACACCAATCGTCCAAGACTATATACAGGAGATGAACGCAGCCACTTTTGGGAAATATCCTGATGTCATTACTGTAGGTGAGTTAAGTTCAACTACTGTGCAAAATACAGCTGCATATACGAATCCTGATAACAAGGCGTTAAGCATGGGGTTCAACTTCCATCATCTAAAAGTTGATTATGATCATGGTAACAAGTGGACAAAAGTGCCTTATGATTTTGAATCATTGCGTCATATCTGGCATGAGTGGAGTCAAGGATTAATGGAGAATCACGGTTGGCCAGCTTGGTTCTGGAATAATCACGATCAACCACGGGCGATAAACCGTTTTATTAAAACACCAAAATATTATCGTGTCGGTGCCAAAATGTTGGCTATGCTTGTCCATTTAAACCGAGGCACACCATATGTGTATATGGGTGAAGAAATTGGCATGAT
The Leuconostoc suionicum genome window above contains:
- a CDS encoding alpha,alpha-phosphotrehalase translates to MSELGKHVVYQVYPKSFQDSNGDGIGDLPGIIQRLPYLAKLGVTMIWLNPVFPSPQNDNGYDISDYTAIDPLFGTMTDFENLVKEAKTYHMGIMLDMVFNHTSTDHTWFQKALAGDQKYQDYYYLRPYRDDGHEPTNWVSKFGGSAWAKFGDTNLAYLHLYDPTQADLNWHNPAVRQELYDVLNFWLAKGVRGFRFDVINVIGKSEVLVDDETDNGGKFLYTDTPIVQDYIQEMNAATFGKYPDVITVGELSSTTVQNTAAYTNPDNKALSMGFNFHHLKVDYDHGNKWTKVPYDFESLRHIWHEWSQGLMENHGWPAWFWNNHDQPRAINRFIKTPKYYRVGAKMLAMLVHLNRGTPYVYMGEEIGMIDPTYHKIETYVDVESKNAYHMLLEQGLTKQQAFEIVQTKSRDNSRVPMQWCNEAYAGFSTHEPWLQNANYEQINVAQDEKSADSLYVFYQDLIRLRQENEVIADGDYTPKYAKSEEIIAFERQLAGKHILVVTHFGETPVSISISDEIVKNGQVLVTNYPAQPVSGKMLLKPYESFAIAY